DNA sequence from the Blastocatellia bacterium genome:
CTCATCGTTTCTCCCGCGTCGTTACAACGCTCTGAAGAACTCTTCCGATCAAAACGGGGGCGTCACGCCCAACTCCAATCCAAGGCTCGTGAGGTTTTGTCTGAGCGCCGCATGGAGAGGAATGCCCTCTGCTCGTCTCTGTTGTTCTGCATCGTGCTCAATTTCGCCGGGCACGTAGATACGGTCGCCGCTCGCGGCAAGCGGGCTGTGTTTGATGGTAGTAATCAGCTCGTCAATACGTTCACAGAAATCGTTGTAGTCAATGAAAGCTTCAATACGAACGGCTGCCAGCAGATGACCGCATCGTTGCGGCTGGGCTTTTTCGTTCCATGCGGGAAGATGATTGGCAAAGGCGCCGCCGGTGAGAACGCCGGTCAGAATATCAACCATCAAGCTGAGGCCATAGCCTTTGTATCCGCCGAGCGGTTGAATGAGACCGCCATCCAGGGCAATCGCTGGATCATCGGTTGGCTCACCGTTTTTATCCAGCGCCCAAGTGAGCGGAATCTTCTTTCCCTGTTGCATAGCGATAAACACCTTGCCCCAAGCCGAGGCGCTGGTAGCCATATCCAGCACAATGGGAGGATAGGTTTTGGCAGGCACGGCGACGGAAAACGGATTGGTTCCTAATAGCCGCGCTTTGCCGCCCCACGGCGCCATCGAAGGCGGCGCATTGGTTGAAGCCAGTCCAATCATCTGATGCTCGACGGCCATGATGGAATAAAATGCCGCGGCTCCAAAATGACTGCTATTTCTGACGCCGACTACACCAACGCCCGTGTGCGCGGCTTTGTCAATGGCTAGCTTCATCGCTCGTGAGGCGACGACTTGTCCGACGCCGCTGGCGCCGTCTATG
Encoded proteins:
- a CDS encoding Ldh family oxidoreductase encodes the protein MMSQPDVIHVASDQLLRFGVECLRKLGLSEVDAELTARSLVWASLRGVDSHGLVLLSEYAERIRLGGIDPTSPSTIVAETATTALIDGASGVGQVVASRAMKLAIDKAAHTGVGVVGVRNSSHFGAAAFYSIMAVEHQMIGLASTNAPPSMAPWGGKARLLGTNPFSVAVPAKTYPPIVLDMATSASAWGKVFIAMQQGKKIPLTWALDKNGEPTDDPAIALDGGLIQPLGGYKGYGLSLMVDILTGVLTGGAFANHLPAWNEKAQPQRCGHLLAAVRIEAFIDYNDFCERIDELITTIKHSPLAASGDRIYVPGEIEHDAEQQRRAEGIPLHAALRQNLTSLGLELGVTPPF